The following are from one region of the Juglans regia cultivar Chandler chromosome 10, Walnut 2.0, whole genome shotgun sequence genome:
- the LOC108986217 gene encoding uncharacterized protein LOC108986217 gives MFCFCLIFKKKNFVFHFQFAHRDCIQRWCNEKGNTTCEIWFKFILRKHANSKKRARGDESRIRDNERFTVILLVRHFFDLLNGGTEDLPN, from the exons ATGTTCTGTTTCtgcttaattttcaaaaaaaaaaattttgtttttcattttcagtttGCACACAGAGATTGCATACAAAGGTGGTGCAATGAGAAGGGGAACACCACTTGCGAAATATggttcaaatttatctta AGAAAGCATGCAAATTCCAAGAAGAGAGCAAGAGGCGACGAATCCAGGATTAGGGACAATGAGCGA TTTACAGTCATCTTGCTTGTGAGACATTTCTTTGATTTGCTTAATGGTGGAACAGAAGATTTACCAAATTGA